The Pirellulimonas nuda genome includes a region encoding these proteins:
- the pyrF gene encoding orotidine-5'-phosphate decarboxylase: MGFSDDLARAVQQKRSPLVVGIDPRWDQLPEALREGGDGLAERAAAFREFSLGVIGAVEPHAAAIKPQVAFFEELGPHGMTALGDVIAAARAAGLPVIVDGKRNDIGSTAEAYARGWLGRGSAWGGDALTVSPYLGDDSLDPFVEVATDRGAGLFVLVKTSNPGGALWQDRVADGQTLYQSIGAHVQSLAVASLDECGYGAVGAVVGATYPRQLAELRELMPHVWFLIPGYGSQGGTAADVAAGFAADGLGAVVNSSRGVIFAYQRSEYVDRAASGHWTDCVAAAAADAVADLRRHTPAGRL, from the coding sequence ATGGGATTTAGTGACGACTTGGCCCGGGCGGTGCAGCAGAAGCGGTCTCCGCTGGTTGTGGGGATCGATCCGCGCTGGGACCAGCTCCCGGAGGCCCTGCGGGAGGGGGGCGACGGCCTGGCCGAGCGCGCCGCGGCGTTCCGCGAGTTTTCCCTGGGGGTCATCGGGGCGGTCGAGCCCCACGCGGCCGCGATCAAGCCTCAGGTCGCCTTCTTTGAAGAGCTGGGCCCGCACGGCATGACGGCCCTGGGCGACGTGATCGCCGCGGCCAGGGCTGCCGGCCTGCCGGTGATAGTCGACGGCAAGCGGAACGACATCGGGTCGACCGCCGAGGCGTACGCACGCGGCTGGCTCGGCCGCGGGAGCGCCTGGGGGGGCGACGCGCTGACGGTCAGCCCCTACTTGGGAGACGACAGCCTCGACCCCTTTGTGGAGGTCGCGACCGATCGGGGCGCCGGCTTGTTCGTGCTCGTGAAGACCTCGAACCCGGGCGGCGCCCTCTGGCAAGATCGCGTGGCGGACGGCCAGACGCTCTACCAATCGATTGGCGCCCACGTGCAGTCGCTTGCCGTGGCCTCGCTCGATGAATGCGGCTACGGCGCCGTCGGCGCGGTGGTGGGGGCGACCTACCCGCGGCAGCTAGCAGAGCTGCGAGAGCTGATGCCGCACGTGTGGTTCTTGATCCCCGGTTACGGCAGCCAGGGAGGAACCGCCGCGGACGTAGCGGCCGGCTTCGCGGCCGACGGGCTGGGCGCCGTGGTGAACAGCTCGCGCGGCGTGATCTTTGCCTACCAGCGGTCAGAGTACGTCGACCGAGCCGCCTCGGGACACTGGACCGACTGCGTGGCCGCTGCGGCGGCCGACGCGGTCGCCGACCTGCGGCGCCACACCCCCGCTGGCCGGCTGTAG
- a CDS encoding type III polyketide synthase: MSFQIAGVGSAVPAHTLSADTALEMVRRLCCETPKQARLAEMLYRRSGVDTRATCVPPESAYQWEAAPNGPTLAERMALYEQHAAPLAAQSATAALQQADCPPSRVRYLVTVSCTGFEAPGVDLALVQSLGLSPGVERVNVGFMGCHGAINGLRVVRGLAAADPGAVILLVATELCSLHYAYGWDPERLVGNALFADGSAALVGAGRPAQPPRQEACGWRLKATGSQVLPNSADLMKWRVRDHGFEMALSAELPGLVEKHLAGWLTGWLESQGHSLASIGSWAIHPGGPKILSAVERALGLPPAATGVSRDVLREHGNMSSATVLFLLARLRQTAAPGPTVMLGFGPGIVAEAALWE; this comes from the coding sequence TTGTCTTTCCAAATCGCCGGAGTCGGAAGCGCCGTCCCCGCGCATACGCTGTCGGCCGACACCGCATTAGAGATGGTCCGCCGGCTCTGCTGCGAAACCCCGAAACAGGCGCGGCTCGCCGAGATGCTGTACCGACGGTCGGGGGTCGACACGCGCGCGACGTGCGTTCCGCCCGAGTCCGCCTACCAGTGGGAAGCGGCACCCAACGGCCCAACGCTCGCCGAACGGATGGCGTTGTACGAGCAGCACGCGGCCCCGCTAGCCGCCCAATCCGCCACGGCCGCGCTCCAGCAGGCAGACTGCCCGCCGTCGCGCGTGCGCTACCTGGTCACCGTGTCGTGCACGGGCTTCGAGGCGCCGGGGGTCGATCTGGCGCTCGTCCAGTCGCTCGGGCTCTCGCCCGGCGTTGAGCGGGTCAACGTCGGCTTCATGGGCTGCCACGGCGCCATCAACGGCCTGCGCGTGGTGCGCGGACTGGCCGCGGCGGACCCCGGGGCCGTGATCCTGCTGGTGGCGACCGAGCTCTGCTCGCTGCACTACGCCTACGGCTGGGACCCGGAGCGGCTGGTCGGCAACGCGCTATTCGCCGACGGCTCTGCCGCGCTGGTCGGCGCGGGCCGTCCTGCGCAGCCGCCGCGGCAAGAGGCGTGCGGGTGGCGACTCAAGGCGACCGGCTCGCAGGTGCTCCCCAACTCGGCCGACCTGATGAAGTGGCGCGTCCGCGACCACGGCTTCGAGATGGCGCTCTCCGCAGAGCTGCCGGGGCTGGTCGAGAAGCACCTGGCCGGCTGGCTAACGGGGTGGCTCGAGTCGCAAGGGCACTCGCTCGCATCGATCGGCTCGTGGGCCATCCACCCGGGGGGACCGAAGATCCTCTCCGCGGTCGAGCGCGCCCTTGGGCTGCCCCCCGCAGCGACCGGCGTCTCCCGAGACGTGCTCCGCGAGCACGGCAACATGTCGAGCGCCACGGTGCTGTTCTTACTCGCACGGCTCCGCCAGACAGCGGCGCCGGGGCCAACGGTGATGCTCGGCTTCGGCCCGGGGATCGTCGCCGAAGCGGCCCTGTGGGAATAA
- a CDS encoding NAD(P)/FAD-dependent oxidoreductase: protein MPNLASWDRTEWDACVIGAGPAGSLAAARLAQRGRRTLLIDKAHFPRPKVCGGCLGSVGLSALGEAGLSLGTLSVAGSPLTSVSIHSGRRHAVLPLRQRQAIARETFDAALLAHARAAGAAVIEGGRAMVGAIEDNFRGVLIHDPHAGRASLRCRVVLIAAGLGASSLAPPDEAIPAIRRPGSRIGAGVTLDAPHGDYPPGRVVMASGRRGEGYVGVARLPDGRLDIAAAFAPDAVAQVGRSLGRLAHRVLESCGLPTPAGLAESDWSAVPTLTQRPARLGAERVLLIGDAAGYVEPFTGEGIGWALRSALEVEPIADRAIDAWRPQAVSDWQRRHHATIGRWQSRCRVVCDLVGGRYATPLVVGVLSAAPWFAAPVLRRIDPMPQTAG, encoded by the coding sequence ATGCCAAACCTCGCCTCATGGGACCGAACCGAGTGGGACGCCTGCGTGATCGGCGCCGGCCCCGCCGGCTCGCTGGCCGCGGCGCGGCTCGCACAGCGGGGGCGGCGCACGCTCCTGATCGACAAGGCGCATTTCCCACGTCCGAAGGTCTGCGGCGGGTGCCTGGGGAGCGTCGGCCTGTCGGCCCTGGGCGAGGCGGGCCTGTCGCTGGGCACGCTCTCGGTCGCCGGCTCGCCGCTCACCAGCGTCAGCATCCACAGCGGCCGTCGCCACGCGGTGCTGCCGCTGCGGCAGCGGCAAGCCATCGCCCGCGAGACGTTTGACGCCGCGTTGCTGGCCCACGCCCGGGCCGCGGGAGCGGCCGTCATCGAGGGGGGCCGGGCGATGGTCGGGGCGATCGAAGACAACTTCCGCGGAGTGCTGATCCACGACCCCCACGCGGGCCGCGCGAGCCTGCGTTGCCGGGTGGTGCTGATCGCGGCGGGGCTGGGCGCCTCAAGTTTGGCGCCGCCGGACGAAGCGATCCCGGCGATCCGCCGCCCGGGAAGCCGGATCGGCGCCGGCGTGACGCTGGACGCGCCGCACGGGGACTACCCGCCGGGGCGGGTCGTGATGGCCTCCGGCCGGCGTGGCGAGGGCTACGTCGGCGTCGCCCGGCTGCCCGATGGTCGGCTCGACATCGCGGCCGCGTTCGCCCCCGACGCCGTGGCGCAGGTGGGGCGTTCCCTGGGCCGGCTTGCGCACCGGGTGCTGGAGTCCTGCGGGCTGCCGACCCCCGCTGGGCTGGCGGAGAGCGACTGGTCCGCGGTGCCGACACTCACCCAGCGGCCGGCCCGGCTGGGCGCCGAGCGGGTCTTGTTGATCGGCGACGCCGCGGGGTACGTCGAGCCGTTCACCGGCGAAGGGATCGGCTGGGCGCTACGCAGTGCGCTGGAGGTCGAGCCCATTGCAGATCGCGCGATCGACGCCTGGCGCCCACAAGCCGTGAGCGACTGGCAGCGGCGCCACCACGCGACCATCGGCCGCTGGCAGTCGCGCTGCCGGGTGGTGTGCGATCTAGTCGGCGGCCGCTACGCGACGCCGCTGGTTGTGGGCGTGCTCAGCGCGGCGCCGTGGTTCGCGGCGCCGGTATTGCGGCGGATCGATCCGATGCCCCAAACAGCGGGTTAA
- a CDS encoding methyltransferase domain-containing protein, whose amino-acid sequence MFLPISIVSGRSLRHRRLQPELMDDPEIDPRLHAAALRGLNRINAASRTAPSLWRAIRKATGVRRGDRLRVLDVACGGGDVARGLWRHGRRAGVALSLHGVDISPTAVERARAHTPPGTAVSYSVADALQGPLPFDFDVVTCTLFLHHLPEADAARLLKQLAQAARVAVIVSDLRRSTAGYWLAQAACRTLTRSPIVHVDGPRSVEGAFTIEEFRQLANEAGLHGVRVGRQWPQRLLAVWRRES is encoded by the coding sequence TTGTTCCTGCCAATTTCAATCGTCTCCGGCCGGTCGCTCCGCCATCGTCGGCTGCAACCGGAGCTAATGGACGATCCCGAGATCGACCCGCGGCTCCACGCGGCCGCGCTTCGGGGGCTCAACCGCATCAACGCCGCTAGCCGGACCGCCCCGTCGCTGTGGCGCGCCATCCGCAAGGCGACCGGCGTCCGTCGCGGCGACCGGCTGAGGGTGCTAGACGTCGCGTGTGGCGGCGGCGACGTCGCCCGTGGGCTGTGGCGGCACGGCCGGCGGGCCGGGGTGGCGCTCTCGCTGCACGGGGTCGACATCAGCCCAACGGCCGTCGAACGGGCCCGCGCACACACGCCGCCGGGGACGGCCGTCAGCTACTCGGTCGCCGACGCGCTCCAAGGGCCTTTGCCCTTCGACTTTGACGTAGTGACCTGTACGCTGTTCCTGCACCACCTGCCCGAAGCAGATGCAGCGCGTCTCCTGAAACAGCTCGCCCAAGCCGCCCGCGTGGCGGTAATCGTGAGCGACCTGCGTCGCTCGACCGCCGGCTACTGGCTCGCCCAGGCCGCGTGCCGAACGCTGACCCGGTCGCCGATCGTGCATGTCGACGGCCCACGGTCGGTCGAGGGAGCGTTTACGATCGAAGAGTTCCGCCAATTGGCCAACGAAGCCGGGCTGCATGGGGTGCGTGTCGGACGGCAATGGCCGCAACGTTTGCTTGCCGTTTGGCGCCGAGAGTCTTAA